One genomic window of Pseudostreptobacillus hongkongensis includes the following:
- a CDS encoding ABC transporter substrate-binding protein, with translation MKKNIFRAFVAIAAIALTAISCGGKQEAKTEGPVTITYWSFPNFTKDSEFKTAEDYDKALISAFEAANPDIKVEYQKIDFTDGPAKIETAIQSKATPDVIIDAPGRIIDWAKKGLLVSFDDADLPNKDKLTKKVLEASSFEGKVYLKPLGITPFLMAFNKKVTDKLGVTDLLPLNKPGRNWTVEEFEKFLTAVKEKDGSIDPILFYTKSQAGDQGPRAFVSNLYNSWITDEGITKYTINDENGVKGLEWIKGAYDKGLLGQGVAAEAKDALEAFRSGKAAGTILYSSGLKGNDTKAIEEGTLDPVFVAFPNNSGQAKYEFLLAGSAVFDNGDPAKAAAAKKFVDFLTNDPTWGERSLKATGNFSPYGVTGLYTDEESKYLETLSDFFGPYYNTIDGFAQMRPLWFNMVQSVLNGQATAKDGLDKFVQDADKTIQDAK, from the coding sequence ATGAAAAAAAATATTTTCAGAGCATTTGTAGCAATAGCTGCAATAGCATTAACAGCAATTTCTTGTGGTGGTAAACAAGAAGCTAAAACAGAAGGGCCTGTGACTATTACTTATTGGTCATTCCCTAACTTTACTAAGGATTCAGAATTTAAAACAGCTGAAGACTATGATAAAGCATTAATATCAGCATTTGAAGCAGCTAACCCTGATATTAAAGTTGAATATCAAAAAATAGACTTTACAGATGGACCAGCTAAAATTGAAACTGCAATTCAATCAAAAGCAACTCCAGATGTTATAATTGATGCTCCAGGACGTATAATTGACTGGGCTAAAAAAGGATTGTTAGTTTCATTTGATGATGCTGATTTACCTAACAAAGATAAATTAACTAAAAAAGTATTAGAAGCTTCAAGCTTTGAAGGTAAAGTTTACTTAAAACCTTTAGGAATAACTCCATTCTTAATGGCATTTAATAAAAAAGTTACAGATAAATTAGGTGTAACTGATTTATTACCTTTAAATAAACCAGGAAGAAACTGGACAGTAGAAGAATTTGAAAAATTCTTAACTGCAGTTAAAGAAAAAGATGGAAGTATAGATCCAATATTATTCTATACTAAATCACAAGCAGGAGACCAAGGGCCAAGAGCATTTGTTTCTAACTTATACAATAGCTGGATTACAGATGAAGGTATAACTAAATACACTATAAATGATGAAAATGGTGTTAAAGGATTAGAATGGATTAAAGGTGCTTACGACAAAGGATTATTAGGACAAGGTGTTGCAGCAGAAGCTAAAGATGCTTTAGAAGCATTCAGAAGTGGAAAAGCAGCAGGAACAATTCTTTATTCTTCAGGATTAAAAGGAAATGATACTAAAGCTATAGAAGAAGGAACATTAGATCCAGTATTCGTTGCATTCCCTAATAATAGTGGACAAGCTAAATATGAATTCTTATTAGCAGGATCAGCTGTATTTGATAATGGAGATCCAGCAAAAGCAGCAGCAGCTAAAAAATTCGTTGACTTCTTAACTAACGATCCTACATGGGGAGAAAGATCATTAAAAGCAACTGGTAACTTCTCACCATATGGTGTTACAGGATTATATACTGATGAAGAATCTAAATACTTAGAAACATTAAGTGATTTCTTCGGACCTTACTACAATACTATAGATGGATTTGCTCAAATGAGACCATTATGGTTCAATATGGTTCAATCAGTATTAAACGGTCAAGCAACAGCTAAAGATGGATTAGATAAATTCGTTCAAGATGCAGATAAAACAATACAAGATGCAAAATAG